One region of Callithrix jacchus isolate 240 chromosome 16, calJac240_pri, whole genome shotgun sequence genomic DNA includes:
- the CA1 gene encoding LOW QUALITY PROTEIN: carbonic anhydrase 1 (The sequence of the model RefSeq protein was modified relative to this genomic sequence to represent the inferred CDS: inserted 1 base in 1 codon), with the protein MASPDWGYDGKNGPEQWGKLYPIANGNNQFPIDIKTSEAKHDTSLKPXVSYKPATAKEIINVGHSFHVNFEDNDNQLVVKGGPLSNSYRLHQLHFHRDSKNEYGSEHTVDGFKYSGELHIVHWNPAKYSSLAEAISEADALAVIGVLLKVGEANPKLQKVLDALHAIKTKGKQAPFTNFDPSTLPSSLNFWTYSGSLTHPPLYESVTWIICKESISVSSEQLEQFRALLSNVEGDNPVPIQHNYPTQPVKGRTVRASF; encoded by the exons GTCCTGAACAATGGGGCAAGCTGTACCCCATTGCTAATGGAAATAACCAGTTCCCGATTGATATTAAAACCAGCGAAGCCAAACATGACACCtctctgaaac ctgtctcctacaAACCAGCCACAGCCAAAGAAATTATCAATGTGGGACATTCCTTCCATGTAAATTTTGAAGACAACGATAACCAATTAG TGGTGAAAGGTGGTCCTCTCTCTAACAGCTATAGGCTCCACCAGTTACATTTTCACAGGGACAGTAAAAATGAGTATGGTTCAGAACACACGGTGGATGGATTCAAATATTCTGGTGAG CTTCACATAGTTCACTGGAATCCTGCAAAGTACTCCAGCCTTGCTGAAGCTATCTCAGAGGCTGATGCTTTGGCAGTTATTGGTGTTTTGCTGAAG gTTGGTGAGGCAAACCCAAAGCTGCAGAAAGTACTTGATGCCCTCCATGCAATTAAAACCAAG GGCAAACAAGCCCCATTCACAAATTTTGACCCATCTACTCTTCCTTCATCCCTGAATTTCTGGACCTACTCTGGCTCTCTGACACATCCTCCTCTTTATGAGAGTGTAACCTGGATCATCTGTAAAGAGAGCATCAGTGTCAGCTCAGAACAG CTGGAACAATTCCGTGCTCTTCTATCAAATGTTGAAGGAGATAACCCTGTCCCCATTCAGCACAACTACCCAACCCAACCTGTGAAGGGCAGAACAGTGAGAGCTTCATTCTGA